The genomic DNA GACCATATGCATTTCTGATTAGCAGCATTTGTTGGAGAAAAAGCAAGTCAGTAGTCAGTTATTATAATAATGACAAATGCACATGACTGATTACAAAACTGTACAAACGTCTCATTTCATTACATTTTGATAGGAAGatgagcccggggatcgaaccggcgaccttccggttacagatacgcttcccaaccccctgagccacggtcgccccttTGTCAAAATTATCCCATACtacttcaataatgttgaggtctgtgctttggggaggccaatccatgactgatagtgttacgttgtgtgtgttttttgtccagGGATCCTTTCACggcactggcagtgtgtttgggttcATTACCATTTGACAAATGAAGCCATTACCAATCAGATGTTTTCCACACAGTgctgcatggtggatcaaaatctgacagtaCTTTTCCGTGTTCATAATTTCAGAAATTTTCACATATGTCCAACACCACCAGCTGAAATGCAGCCAAAAATCCAAGACAAACTTCCACCGTATTTTAAAGATGGCTGTGGACCCTCACTGTTGTATCCTCCTTCATTGTTAACTAGAACTTTCACATTTCGTTTCATCACTACATAAGAAATGTTGCCacagattttcagtccagttctctTGTATTTTGTCGGGTCTCTGCTGGACTTTTTCCTATTTATTCATAAGGTCCTAATTtttagatactgttcatctgttgTCAATAGTTTTTTGGGCCTCCCACTTTCACTGCCACGTCACTTTTCCAGTTTCCTCTGATTTCTAAGGACCAAGTGTGCCAAGTTTAGCTAGAAGCTCCccagctctttgggaatcacccaAGGGGATTCCCAAAGAGCCGGGGAATCAGCTGGGTTATTGTtgtcatttttcatagattcagctaaagcaatgggaacaaattgtgtttttacagGTACAAAGATTGggctgaaaatgtaaaaaaagaaaaaaaaggagccagtgtgcaaagaaaaactttgaaagacttgACAGGAAAGCCTGGCTTCATGGAAGCAAAGTGTAAAGAAATTAAagctgactcaagacttttgaacAGTATATTGTAAGAACTGAATACAGCATGCAGGACGAGGTATAGCAGTAAGGTTGAAACATGTTAGTGAAAAGAAAGATTTAAATATCCTCAAAGGAATGGAGCGTGACTGGAACAGAGAGTTAACAACTTACGTTGTGTCCTTTAAATGGTTAATAAAACAGCAACCAGTTTGCTTAGTTAGCTCTGTAATCGCTTACAGAAAGCAAGAGAAAAATGGTTCTAATAGGTAACATTACAAACTTAGTTTTTAAAAGATTAACATTATAGACGGCTGAAATAGAGAGCTAAATGTACTGAATAAATAGCTGGCCAGATAACATGGATAAACAGCTAAAAGTGctgattaaatgtttaaaatggttAATTCAAATTATTAAACTGTTTAAGCAGTTTGCTAGAAGTAATGGCTGAAAGCAAATAACAGTCACGGAGAACAGCTGGAAAAATTATTGCAGGCCTAATGGATAAACTGTTGAAAGACCTAAAAGTAAATTATTTAACCATCCCAACCAATAAGTGATGGAATAATAGTACGTGTGCTGCACCAGGAATGCTAATTTTATTCAAGTTTAAAAGCACTCCCGTGCAGATATTAAGCTCAACCTAAGGTCATCATTTGTCCTGAGACTCAGTCTCTTACTTAGAAAAGACTGCAGTCAGAGGTAATTTCTCtgtctttggaaaatgtgataaatgtcTTTGTGGGGATGAGATTAAAAATAGGCAAAGCCACAAAGAAGCAAGATGTCCTCGCACTCGGAGAACAGGTCAGGTTTTTCCTTCTACTGAGAGATCCATCAGTCGTAATGACTCTCATTTTGGCGGCACAACTGGGAAAGCTTTAAACATATTTGGCACCAGACAGACAGATGGTTCAAACGCACGGATCAGCACGGCAAAAGAACCAGAGCCAGAAGAATTAAATCAACCCAGGAGTAATTACATTCAACTATTGGTCAGCCCGTTCCACTTCCCCAGCCTGTTGTTATCGGGGACGTCATCTTTCCGTCCCGGCGCGCAACAGGTCCTCGTATTGGGAACATATTTCACGCTGTAATGATGTTGCTTGCGAGGGAGTCATATCCTGCTGGGCAATAATAATGAGAAGATGATGTTATGACACAAAAGGCTGACAATTAACCTGAAAATACATCCTGAAATTTGGGAGCTCCATGCTCTGTATCTTTACAAAATCTCTGAGTCAGGCCATAAAGTAGGAGGTAGTGTGTGCTTGCAGGTCATTTCAGTGAGTACACATCTCCCTGACAGTATGTTTTTACAGTAAGTGGTTTATCAGCTGCTCTCTGTTTTATGGGGGATAAATTACAGGAAAATTTTCTCCCACTTTTTGATATATTTTGTGCCATAGatacttttttggggggcttTGACTGTTAACGGCCACAATGCTAACGAGTTTCTATACCATGTGGGGCAAAAAGTGGTGttatagaaacaaacaaaaagaccgGTATGTTCACACTACCCTACGGTGTCCTGTTTATTTGATCTGGAAAATGTTGAGTCCTAATTAGGTGCAAATGTACTCATTAGTTGAAGCCACTCTGCGGACACCGATTGTCAATGAATTATtcaagctctctctctctcctgtacACGACATCAATACTCGGCTCTTCCCGCCACACCGCTGTGCATTCTCATCTCCAATTGCATACTGCCGCTGTGAAATGAAGGGTTTTTGAATTCATCAGAAGAGCTGCTCAGAGAATACAAATCATTCATATCTTTCCTGCCTCCAGCCTTCTCTTCTCAGACCCCTGTCCTCTGCACTGCAGATTTAATTAGTTCTGCCCCAGTAACCCTGCTTCTTTCTCCCTTCTTCCCTCAGGTTATGGCCATGCAGCCCCGAGCACAGATGGAGGGAAGATGTTCTGCATGCTTTACGCCCTCCTGGGCATCCCTCTCACCTTGGTCATGTTCCAGAGCGTGGGTGAGCGGATCAACACCTTTGTCAGGTACCTGCTCCACCGCCTGAAGAAGTGCCTTGGAATGAGGCGCACTGAGGTCTCCATGGTCAACATGGTGACCATCGGTTTCATATCCTGCATGAGCACGTTATGTGTGGGCGCAGTGGCATTCTCCCACTTTGAGGGGTGGAGTTTCTTTCACGCCTTCTACTACTGCTTCATCACGCTCACTACCATCGGCTTTGGGGACTATGTGGCGCTGCAAAATGAGCACGCTCTGCAGAAGAAGCCGCAGTACGTGGCCTTCAGCTTCATCTACATCTTGACAGGTCTGGCCGTGATTGGAGCGTTCCTCAACTTAGCAGTGCTGCGCTTCATGACCATGAACGCCGAGGACGAGAAGAGGGATGCTGAACAGAGGGCTCTACTGGCACATAACGGTCAGGCAGGCGGACACATCAACTGCTCCGTAGATCCGGCCTCTCCTTCTTCCACGCATTCTGGGTTTGTCGGCGGAGGGAGTGCGATCGGAGGAAGCGGGGGAGGCGGAGCGGCAAGCCGGGGTCTGCGTAACGTTTACGCTGAGGTGCTTCATTTCCAGTCCATGTGCTCCTGTCTTTGGTACAAAAGTAGAGAGAAGCTGCAGTACTCCATACCTATGATCATCCCCCGCGACCTCTCCACTTCAGACACCTACATGGAGCAGGGAGAGGCTTTTTCCAATCCCCTTCACTCTAACGGCTGTGTATGCTGTCTGCAGCGCCACTCGGGCATCAGCTCAGTGTCCACGGGGTTGCACAGCATCAACACCTACAGAAGACTCAATAAACGCAGATGTTCCATCTAGAAACCCAGAGGACTTTGTGCATTTAGATGAAGTCCCACTTGAAGTGAGGGAGAGCCCTCCTACTGTGGTGCGAGATTAGTTGTGGACACCAAGGGAACTCTATTTGCATCCTGAAGAGATGTTGGACTCTAGACGTTTGCCTCTTTCTGGCACTGAAGAGGATGCATCCTTCAGACTCCAGCCATGTATTTAACTTCCATTAATTAAGCACAAACCATTTAGCGCTAACATTGTTACTGATGTTACAGAGAAATGACGCTAATGGTTGTTTTAGAAGCATTCGTTACACAACTATTGCTGTTAGAAGACAGGGGGAAAAAACCACGTGCATCTCTCTGCACCTCTGAATATCGAGTATCTTAATATTGAACTCAGTATTTTCTGTGCTCATGAGGCGGAACTTTGTTTGAATATGAAAAGGGACAAAATACACTGTGAGACACACTTAAGTAGGGTGTACTAACTGTATAAAATCCCTGCCAAgatatattttattgaaacaaaaaacaacttaaatcCACATTTTCCAAAATAAATCTTTGGTTGTAAGGAGTATGGTCACTTCAGTGAAATTAAAGCTTGTATATATTTGGACACTAGTAGGTGTTATTGAGCGAAAACCTATTTTTTCAGTGAACGTTTAAAAGATAATTGATCTCAGTGTCTCCTGTGTGTCTACAGTTCAAGTTTAAACCAAACTTTCTGCTCTGCTAACTACTTTATTTTCTCCATCCATGAGATTAAACCACCGTGTAGGTGCTTAAATGACTGAGAATGATTGAGCAGGTTTGCTGAAGAACATTTTGGGGATCAAACCTGCGACAGTGTCTTCAACCACTAAGGCCTCCCTGACAGCCCATTCAGACTTCACTGCAAAGCGCTGTGAATTTCTTTTGCAAAGTTTCTTCGTGTGCATCAAACTATCTTATGTACATGTTGCTTGTCATATGTTTTCATATAGAACAACTGTATTCCCATAGTCTAAATCAGAGCATGCAAGCTCACTTACGTGTAGTGGAAAGGCATTACTCAGTGCTGCACCTTAGAGGACTGTCGTACACGCTTTCATACACAGAAATGTTGAATTCAGTACCGATGGCTGAGAATATCAGGCGTCCACCTCACTTACTGATGGCCTCACAGTTTGCACCTCATGCACTTATGGAGTCTTTGCTCCAGCCCCGTCTAAACGCACTTGGCTCAGCTAGCTGAGGCCTTTATGCAGTGCTCACTTTTGCTTCAGTCCTCTCTGAAAGAGTTTTCTTACATAATCTTTAGCTTATCATATTTTAGTTTAGTAGTTTTACTTTACAGAGTGTCACATTTCATCCTTTTTTTGTACTGGAATGTTCTCATTAACTGCAATATGCCTGTTAACATTGTTCAGCATCTCTTTTGAACCGAGTGATGAACAGTCAGCTTTGTGTGTTACTATACATTAacattatgttttttctttaactataataaaacatgatttaattaACATGGCTCTCATTTATTACTCTTGGACAGTGTCTTAAATTTGATCTTGATGCTTTTGgtgtattattttaatttttaatcatGATATTGGTGTCGAtccaataccaagtaaatacagataGTAGTGTTGATACCAGTACTGATACCTTTAACCTATAAAGGCAGCTTATATATGGGAGAGCAGTGTCTCGTGATTTTTGAGATGAATCATCATCACTTGAAAATTCTGCTAACACATTTCAATTACCAATAAATCCAcacaacaaaacatactttccagctttacatttattttgaaaatacatGTAACGCAATTTTTTTGTGTACAGCAGTAGAggtatattttttcattgtatGGACTACACAGTCGCATCATCTCCATTCACTCCAATGaacctttttctattttttgttgCAGTAATGGCGGATCATGGAGCCTCATAATAGTTCAAATCAATGCATTCTATTCAAGAGCTCTGGTTAAGTGTCCAGACAAATCCTCACATATTTTACTGTATGTATACATATTGATGTAATCACATATACAGTTGTATCTGGTATggtaatataataaatcaatATAGTTATAGATTTATAATTATCAAAATTTGAcagtttgttgtttgctgttaaATACTGCCGTGACAAACCCAATTCTGAACGCTCGCTGACACAAGTGACTTACTCAGTGGCTCTGGGTGTAGCACCATATACCATTCTGACACCAAATTCACCATGTAACTGCCAGTGGCATCATTCAACAACCAATCACAACCAATTGGGGAATATATATTTGGTCACACCAGTGTCTAGGTTTGCGTTACTTTGGCCGAATAAAATGTAGTAGTTGAATATATTTATGTTGAAAAATATACCTTCATGAAAGGAAACAGAAAACTACATGAAAAATCAAGAAAGAGCAAGTTAGCAACAATGCTTTTATTCTAAATGACACCCATAGGATGGAAACGCGCTTAGAAagacgtaaaaaaaaattgtttagcagttaaacataaatgtaaacaaCGTgggattttaaatatttaaaaatatgtaaatattttataagTGAGGAAACACATTCAGCATATTATTTTACAATTAAAGGATGGCGGTCTGTGTAAACATaatctttgtttgtttacaggAAATCTCCCGCGATAATGTTAAATAATTTACCAGTTCAGATGATTTGtctaaatgaaaacataaccaAACCCTTTCCACCCTCTGAAGACAGATGTTACGTGttgcttttctttgcttttgtaTCAAGTTTTATAAAGTTGCTTAGAAATGTGCCCCTAACAATGCCAcatagtgactttttttttgttttaaacatgacaagctgtcttttattttgaaaaattaaagCACTTTACCCAAAAAATATTACCCAATTtttctgcaataaaaaaaaattctacacCCGTCTGTGTGCATATGGTTAAATGTAACTCATAGCAAATGCTCAAATCATCCAGCATTAGAGCAACAAGAGACTCTGCTACACATACTCTGGTACAGCCTCCTGGGCAGCTACTGTATGCATGTTTTTCTACATTTATTCAGTATTCAGTGTGTTATAGATTGCAGGGGAAGTCAACACTCATTGTTCTTTGTACCTTCCAGGGATTTAATAATGAATGAAATGCCCTCAACAGTCACAGTGCAGATATTCATTGAGCTGAAAATTCCTAACAGCACAACAGCCGTTTTTTCTAAAC from Maylandia zebra isolate NMK-2024a linkage group LG15, Mzebra_GT3a, whole genome shotgun sequence includes the following:
- the kcnk3a gene encoding potassium channel subfamily K member 3a — its product is MKRQNVRTLALIICTFTYLLVGAAIFDALESQEETTQRMELHLKKGELLQTFNLSSEDFDELEKVVLQLKPHKAGMQWKFAGSFYFAITVITTIGYGHAAPSTDGGKMFCMLYALLGIPLTLVMFQSVGERINTFVRYLLHRLKKCLGMRRTEVSMVNMVTIGFISCMSTLCVGAVAFSHFEGWSFFHAFYYCFITLTTIGFGDYVALQNEHALQKKPQYVAFSFIYILTGLAVIGAFLNLAVLRFMTMNAEDEKRDAEQRALLAHNGQAGGHINCSVDPASPSSTHSGFVGGGSAIGGSGGGGAASRGLRNVYAEVLHFQSMCSCLWYKSREKLQYSIPMIIPRDLSTSDTYMEQGEAFSNPLHSNGCVCCLQRHSGISSVSTGLHSINTYRRLNKRRCSI